One part of the uncultured Bacteroides sp. genome encodes these proteins:
- a CDS encoding glycoside hydrolase family 43 protein — protein MKNNCLKFIFLFALFSICISCKSDDVDNEKLTSVLVPLGDPFILLYNDTYYAYGTNAGNGIEVFVSTDLKSWKRPEGINKGLALYKDDVWADRKFWAPEVYYVKGKFYMYYSADEHICVATSDSPLGPFKQSVQKPMIEGEKCIDNSLFIDDNGKPYLFFVRFNDGNNIWVAELTDDLLNIKPETMHKCISVSQPWEEVWPRVNEGPFAIKHKGKYYLTYSANSFESPFYGIGCAIASDLMGKWKKYDWNPILQKPGDLVGVGHGAIFKDKKGLLRLVFHAHKDKNTIHPRAMYITTVNFKQKNGEEVISIDDNYIIPTLTVKK, from the coding sequence ATGAAAAATAATTGTCTGAAATTTATTTTCCTTTTTGCGTTGTTTTCAATATGCATTTCGTGTAAATCTGATGATGTTGATAACGAAAAACTAACTTCGGTACTTGTACCTTTGGGTGATCCTTTTATTTTATTGTATAATGATACATATTATGCATACGGAACGAATGCAGGAAATGGAATAGAAGTCTTTGTTTCTACAGACTTAAAGTCGTGGAAACGCCCGGAAGGAATTAATAAGGGCTTAGCACTTTATAAAGATGATGTGTGGGCTGATCGCAAATTTTGGGCTCCAGAAGTCTATTATGTAAAAGGGAAATTCTACATGTATTATTCTGCAGACGAACATATTTGTGTTGCTACATCAGACTCTCCTTTGGGACCCTTTAAACAATCTGTTCAAAAGCCTATGATTGAAGGTGAGAAATGTATTGATAATTCTCTATTTATAGATGATAATGGTAAGCCTTATCTTTTCTTTGTTCGTTTTAACGACGGAAATAATATTTGGGTAGCAGAACTCACAGACGATTTGTTGAATATTAAGCCTGAAACAATGCATAAATGCATAAGTGTTTCTCAACCTTGGGAAGAGGTTTGGCCAAGAGTGAATGAGGGACCTTTTGCAATAAAACATAAAGGTAAGTATTACTTAACTTATTCTGCAAATAGTTTTGAAAGTCCTTTTTATGGTATAGGTTGTGCTATAGCTTCTGATTTGATGGGAAAATGGAAAAAATATGATTGGAATCCTATTCTTCAAAAGCCGGGAGATTTAGTAGGTGTAGGTCATGGAGCTATTTTTAAAGATAAGAAGGGATTGTTGCGCCTTGTCTTTCATGCGCATAAAGACAAAAATACGATACATCCAAGAGCTATGTATATAACTACAGTAAACTTTAAACAGAAAAATGGAGAAGAAGTTATTTCCATTGATGATAATTATATAATTCCAACATTAACTGTAAAGAAGTAA